The DNA sequence ACCTTCTCGTCCGCCAGCACCTTGGTCACGTCCGACAGCAGCCTGTGTCTGTCGAGCGCCTCCACCTGGATCGCCACCAGGAACACCGCCCCGGGTTGGGGTGCCCACTCGACCTTGACCAGTCGCTCGGGCTCCCTGTGCAGGTCGGAGGCGTTGGTGCAGTCGGTGCGGTGGACGCTCACGGTGCCACCGCGGGTGATGAACCCCAGCACCTCGTCCCCGGGGACCGGCATGCAACAGCGGGCGAGCTTGGCGTGCACGTCCTTCACCCCGCCCACCAGGATCCCCGGACCGGGGGGCGCCGGTCGGTTCGAGGTGATGTTCTTGTCCCTCGAACGGTCCGCCAGCTCCTCGGTGACCTCGTCGACCCCCCCGTGGGCCGCGACGAGCCGACCCACGACGTGCTTCGCGGAGACGTGGTTCTCCCCGATCGCCGTGTAGAGCGCCGTGACGTCGGCGAAACCCAACTCACGTGCGACGCCCGCCAGTGACTCGTTGGAGAAGACCCGGTGGACGGGCACCCCGCCTCGGCGTACCTCCCGAGTGATGAGATCCTTGCCCCGTTCGAGGGCCTCCTCGCGCCGCTCCTTGGCGAACCACTGCCGGATCGAGCTCTTGGCCCTGCCCGAGACGACGAACTTCTGCCAGTCCAGACTGGGGCCCGCGTTGGGGTCCTTCGAGGTGAAGACCTCGACGACCTCGCCGTTCTCCAGTGGCCTCTCGAGCGCGACGAGCTTGCCGTTGACCCGCGCACCGATGCACCGGTGACCGACCTCGGTGTGGACGGCGTAGGCGAAGTCCACCGGTGTCGCACCGACGGGGAGATTGATCACGTCGCCCTTGGGCGTGAAGACGAAGATCTCCTTGCTGGTCATCTCGAACCGCAGGGAGTCCAGGAACTCCCCCGGATCGGCGGCCTCCCGCTGCCAGCTCAACAGTTGGCGCATCCACGCCATCTCGTCCACCTCGGCGGGATCGCCGTGGTGCTTGCCGCGGGTCTCCTTGTACCGCCAGTGCGCGGCGATCCCGTACTCGGCGTTCCGGTGCATCTCGTGGGTCCGGATCTGGATCTCCAACGGTTTGCCGTCGGGACCGATCACGGTGGTGTGCAGTGAGCGGTAGACGCCGAAGCGGGGCTGGGCGATGTAGTCCTTGAACCTCCCCGGCATCGGTTTCCAGGCGGAATGCACCACGCCGATCGCGGCGTAGCAGTCCCGGACGTCCTCGCACAGCACGCGAATGCCCACCAGGTCGTGGATCTCGTCGAACTCGCGTCCCCGGACGATCATCTTCTGGTAGATCGACCAGTAGTGCTTGGGTCGGCCCTCGACCCGGGCCTGGATGTGGGCGTTCTCCAGCTCGGCCCTGACCCGGGTGATCACCGTTCCCAGGTAGACGTCCCGGCTCGGCGCGCGATCGGCGACCAGTCGCACGATCTCCTGGTACTTCTTGGGCTCCAGGATCGCGAAAGCCAGGTCCTCGAGTTCCCACTTCACGGTGGCCATTCCGAGACGGTGGGCCAGAGGCGCGATCACCTCCAGGGTCTCGCGGGCCTTCTTGACCTGCTTCTCCGGCGGCAGGAATCGCATGGTCCGCATGTTGTGCAGGCGGTCGGCGACCTTGATCACCAGCACCCGCGGATCATGCGCCATCGCGATGATCATCTTGCGGATCGTCTCGGCCTCGGCCGCCTCGCCGAAGTCGACCTTGTCCAGCTTCGTGACCCCGTTGACGAGGTGTGCGACCTCGTCACCGAAATCCGAGGCCAGGGCCTCGAGGGAGTAGTCGGTGTCCTCCACGGTGTCGTGCAGCAGCGCTGCCACGAGGGTGGTGGTGTCCATGCCCATCTCGGCGCAGATGGTCGCCACCGCCAGTGGATGGGTGATGTAGGGGTCGCCGGATTTCCGGAACACGCCCTCGTGCTGGCGTTCTGCGAGTGCGTAGGCACGCGAGAGCAGCGCCACGTCGGCTTTGGCGTGGTGGATCCGGTGCACCCGGACAAGGGGTTCCAGGACCGCGGGAGTGGACGTCACCGTCAACCCCGAGGTGAGGCGCCGGGCCCACCTGGCCCGGACGCGACGGCCGGCGGACGGGCGGGCGCCCGGGATCACCGGGAGGGGCTGGGTGTTGGGCTGGCTGCTGGACCGGGTCTGCTCCGCAGGTGCGGGCTGGGGGCCGGCTCCGATGTTCGCGGTGGGATCCTGCCGATCGGTCATTCCGGCTTCTCCCTCCATGTCCGGTCCGTCAACGACGGGCGGTGGTCACGCGACCGTGAGGCAGGTCAGCGGTGTGCCGGACAGTCTATCCCTACCCCCGAGCCCGGGTACTTCGAGCACCACCGACAGGCCGGTCACCACGGCGCCACAGTCGTCGAGGAGCCCGACGGCCGCTCCGAGAGTGCCGCCGGTGGCCAGGACGTCGTCCACCACGAGGATCCGCGTGCCACTGAGGTCGAGGCCGTCGGCGGGGAGCTCGAGCGTCGCCGCCCCGTACTCGAGTTCGTACGAGCGCGAGTGCACCGGCGGTGGGAGTTTGCCCGCCTTTCGGATGGCCAGCACGCCGGTGCGCAGCCGCAACGCGACCGCCCCGGCGAGCAGGAAGCCACGCGCGTCCAGCCCTGCCACGTAGTCCACCGACCCGATCTCATGACCCGCGGCGAGGCCCGCCACCACGGCGTCGAAACCCTCGGGGTCGGCCAGCACGGGGGTGAGGTCACAGAACTGGACGCCGGCCACCGGGAAGTCCTCGACCCGGCGCATCAGGCGCTCGACGGCGGCCACGACCCCCGGGGACACACCCGAGGTCCCGTGGCCCTTCATGCGGTGGCCCCGGCCTTCTCCCGGCGGGCCAGGACCTTGGCGGTCTGGCGCTTGGTGGCGGGATCGAACTCCTTGAGCCACACCAGCAGCGGGGTCGCGAGGAAGATCGACGAGAACGTGCCCGTGATGATGCCGACGACCTGGACGATGGCGAGGTCGAGCAGCGTGCCCACCCCGAGGATCCACACCGCGACCACCAGCAACGCCAGCAACGGGAGGATGCCGATGGTGGTGGTGTGGATCGATCGCATGAGCGTCTGGTTGACCGCGAGGTTCGCCTCTTCGGCGTAGGTGCTGCTCGAGGAGTGTTTGCTGCCGCGCGTGTTCTCGTCCACCTTGTCGAACACGATGACCGTGTCATAGAGGGAGAAACCGAGGATGGTGAGCAGGCCGATGACCGTGGCGGGTGAGACCTCGAATCCCAGGAGCGAATAGACGCCCGCCGTGGTGATGACGTCGAAGAAGAGCGCGACGACGCCGGCCACCGACATCCGCCACTCGAAGCGCAGCGCCATGTAGCCGAACACGATCACGATGAAGACCGCCAGGGCGATGATCATCTGCTGGGTGACCTGTCCACCCCAGCTCTCGCTGCGCGCGGAGTCGCCGACGGCCTCGATCGAGACCTCGCCGCTCGCCGCGACGGGCTGGAACTCCTCCACGAGCGCGAGCTTGGTCGCGTAGATCTCGTCACTGGTGAGGAAGCCGGTCTCCACCTCGACGATGCGCGCGTTGCCGGCTCCCACGATCTGGACCGTCTGGGGCTCCTGACCGAGAGTCTCCTCGACGACGGCGGCAACCCGGCCGGTGTCCGCATCCCCCGCCGGCATCGTCAACTTGGTGCCGCCGGTGAAGTCGATCCCGAAGGTGAACCCCCGGAAGATGATGCTCGCGAGGCAGATCGCGACGATCGCCCCGGTCAGGAGGAAGTACAGGCGGCGGCGCTGCACGATCGGGAACGCGCCGGTCCCCGTGTAGAGACGGTTGAACAGGCTCTCCGGCTGGTCGGGACCCGCCGTGCCGTCGGAGTCGATCGTTCCCGGGGCGCTCATCGGCCCTCCTCCTCGGAGTCGTCACGGCGCGGCAGGATCATCGTCACGCCCGGGGACGCCGGCCCCGGATCGGTGGGTCGCCCATCCGGGCCCCGCACGGTGGCGGACACGCCTCGGCCGCGCTCGGAGCCCGGATCGGATCCGTCCTTCTCGGCGTCCTGCTCGTGGCGGCGTCGCTCGGCGGAGTCGGCCCGGAGGGACTCCATCCGGCCGAGGCCGTTGGCCCACGGCTTGGTGAACAACGGCTTGGTCGAGGCCAGGTACACCAGCGGCCACAGGACGGTGAAGGCGACGAGGACGTCCATGACGGTGCTCAGTGCCAGGGTGAAGGCGAATCCGCGGACCTCTCCGGTGGCCAGCAGGTACAGCACCACGGCGCCTATCAGACTCACCACGTTGCCGGTGATGATGGTGCGACTGGCGCTCTTCCACGCTCTGGGTACCGCGGATCTGAACCGGTGACCGTCGCGGAGCTCGTCCTTGATCCTCTCGAAGAACACGACGTAGGAGTCCGCGGTCATGCCGATACCGATGATGAGGCCCGCCACCCCGGCCAGGTCGAGGCTGTAATCCACCGTGTACCCGAGGAACACGAGCATCACATAGGTGACGAGGAACGAGATCACGAGGGAGAAGAACGCGATCACGCCGAGCAACCGGTAGTACAGCACCGTGTACACCAGCACCAGCAGGAAACCGATCGCTCCTGCGAGCAGGCCGGCCTCGAGGGAGGCCAGACCCAGCGAGGCGGGCACGTTGTCGACGTTCGGGTCCTCGAACGAGATCGGCAGGGCGCCGAACCGGAGGTTCCCGGCGAGCGTCGCCGCCTCGTCCATGGTGAAACTGCCGGTGATCGACGTGGCCGACCCGACCGGGGTCACCCCCTGGACCACCGGCGCGCTGATCACCTCGCCGTCCAGGAGGATGGCGATCTGGCGCTGCAGGTACTCCTGGGTCAGGCGCGACCAGGTGGCGCTGCCCTGTTGTCCGGGTCCGGCGTTGAACCGGAACGACACCTCGTTCTGTCCGGCCTGCTGGCTGAAGCCAGAGCTCACCGAGTCCTTGACGATCTGCTGGCCGTCGAGGCGCTCACCGTCCTCCGGTTCGCCGACGAGCAACGGGACGGGGCCGAGGACGTACTTGGCGCCCTCTCCGCACGCGATCAGCGCCTGGGACTGATCCTCGAACCCCGCCGTGATCTCTCGTTCAGGGCACCGGAACTCCGGCAGACGCTGGATGAGTTCCTCGGGGTCGCCCTGTCGTACCTCGAGGGCCTCCTCCACCGCCCGGGCGACCGCCTCTCGGTCACCGACCGCGGCATCGACGGGTTCGACGTCCCCCTCGGCGACCGGCTGGACCTCGAGGACGGGGCGGATCGTCAGTTGCGAGGTGGTCCCGAGGTCCCGGGCCTGGCTCGAGTCCTCGCCGGGGACCGTGAGGACGATGTTGCTGCCCTCGATGACCACCGAGGTCCCGGCCACGCCGAGGCCGTCGACGCGATCGCGGATGATGTCCTGGGCCAGACGCAGGTCCTGCTCGTCGGGCTGTCCGATGGGGATCAGCGTGACCCGGGTCCCGCCCTGCAGGTCGATGCCGAGCTTGGGTGCGAGTCCCCGATCGGCGACGGCGAACGCCGCGAGGAAGAGGATGAAGAACACCACGCAGAACGAGGACAGCAGTGCCCAGGGCCTGGGGCGGGCGTCTACACGCCGAGAACGGACTGGTGACACGGGTGATCTCTCTCGGTCTTCTGCAGGGGCCTCCGGCTGGACGGCCCCATCACACTACTCGCCGGTAGCCCCTCGTCCGGAATCAGCGCCGTCTTCTCCGGTGGACGATCCGGGGGTCGTTCCGGGGTCGAGCTTCTCGCGGATCACCCGACGGTCCCACTGCGTCCGGACCCCGGGGGCGATCTCCAGGACCAGGGTCTCCTCGCCGACCGTGACGACCGTGGCGTGCAGCCCGGAGGTGGTGAGCACCTGATCACCGACCGAGAGTGAGGCCTGCATCTCCTGCAGGTCCTTCATCGCCTTCCGCTGCTTGGAGCTCTGGAAGAACATCAGCGCGACGAGCGCGATGATCATGAGTGGCAACAGGAGTTCCAGTCCCATGGGGGTCCTCTCGTGTCGGGACCCGTCGGTGGGTCCGAAGGTGTCGGGTCCGGGCGTCGGACCGGTCTCGTCCGAGGATGCCACCCGGGTGGTCATCCGCGCGGGCCGGGTCCCGTCTCCGTCTCCACCGGCAGCATCGGTTCGGTCGGATCCCTGTCCGATCGGCGCAGGCCCAGGTGCTCCCACGCCGCGGCGGTGGCGACCCGGCCACGGGGCGTGCGGGCGAGCAGACCGGCACGGACGAGAAACGGTTCACAGACCTCCTCGAGGGTGGTCGCCTCCTCCCCCACGGCCACGGCGAGCGTGCTCAATCCGACCGGCCCGCCCTCATGTTGGACGAGCAGCGCGCGCAGGACCGCACGGTCCAGTCTGTCCAGGCCCAGCTCGTCCACCTCGTAGACCCGGAGCGCCGCGCGGGCGACCGGAACAGTGACCCGCCCGTCCGCCCGGACCTCGGCGTAGTCGCGGACGCGGCGCAGCAGGCGGTTCGCGATCCGCGGTGTGCCGCGGGAGCGCCCGGCGATCTCCATCGCCGCGTCCGGTTGCACCGGGATCTCGAGGATCTCGGCCGCCCGGGAGACGATGCGGGCCAGGTCCTCGTCCGTGTAGAAGTCCATGTGCGCCGTGAAGCCGAAGCGATCGCGCAACGGGCCGGTGAGCGCACCTGATCGGGTGGTGGCGCCGACCAGTGTGAACGGGGCGATCTCCAGCGGGATGGAGGTCGCGCCGGGCCCTTTGCCCACCATGATGTCGATCCGGAAGTCCTCCATGGCGAGGTACAGCATCTCTTCTGCCGGACGTGCGATCCGGTGGATCTCGTCGATGAACAGGACGTCGCCCTCGATGAGGTTGGAGAGCATGGCGGCGAGATCCCCCGGGCGTTCCAGAGCGGGGCCGGAGGTGATGCGGAGCGATCCCCCGAGCTCGGCCGCGACGATCATCGCCAGGCTCGTCTTTCCCAGACCCGGCGGGCCGGAGAACAACAGGTGGTCCGGGACCACCCCACGCCGGGTGGCCGCGGTGAGAACGAGCTCGAGTTGCTCGCGGACCGTCACCTGACCGATGAACTCCCCGAGGTTCCGCGGACGGAGGGCACCCTCGACATCGGAGTCGAACGGGGTCGACGCGGCGGACAACCCCACCTCCGCCTCGCTCCCGTCCGCGTCCCGGTACGGCCCGGTCATCAGCGCCTACCGAGCGACCGCAGTGCCAGACGCAGGGCCTCCGCCGGACCCAGGTCCGGATCGTCCGACAGGACGGCGGCCGCCGTCTTCTCCGCCTCCGTGGCCGAGAAACCGAGTCCCTCGAGCGCTCCGGCCACCTCGGTCGCCGCCGGGGCCGCGGACACCCCGGGTCCGGCGGCGCTGCCGTCGGCGTCGTGTACGGGCCCGACCTTGTCCTTGAGCTCGAGGACCATCCTCTCGGCCGTGCGCTTGCCCACCCCGGGCACGCGGGTGAGCGCCGAGACGTCCTCCGTCCCCAGCGCCCGGACCAGCTGGTCGGGTTCGAGAGTGGCCAGGATCGCCAGGGCCAGGCGCGGTCCCACGCCGGAGACCGTCTGCACGGTGGAGAAGAGGCGACGGGCGTCCGCGGAGTCGAACCCGTAGAGCGTCAGCGAGTCCTCGCGCACCACGAGCTCGGTGTGCAGCGTGCCCTCCGCGCCCCGGCGCAGACCCGCCAGCGCGGCCGGCGTCGCGTGGACCAGGACGCCGACGCCACCGGTCTCCACCACGCAGCGGTCCAGACCGATCTCGGCCACCGTCCCCCTGATCGAGGCGATCACCAGCGCACTCCCTTCGTTCGAGCCATCCCCCGTGCCGCCGCCCGCGCGCGTTCCTGGTCGGCGGTGCTGGTCCCGCTCCGCGACCGACCGACTCCGGCGGCGCGGGTCGCCGCCGCCCTGCCCTCGACGACCTTGGCCTCGAAGCCCGCGCGGGATCTCGACACCTGGGCGTCGAGGGCGGCCACCCGACCCTGCATCGGCGCCCGCCAGCTGTGGCAGACGGCCAGCGCCAGCGCGTCGGCGGCGTCGGCCGGGCTCGGGGGCTTCTGCAGGCCGAGTATCCGCGTGACCATGAGTGTCATCTGCTTTTTGTCGGCGCGACCGCTCCCGGTCACTGCCGCCTTGACCTCGGAGGGGGTGTGGAACGCCACCGGGATGTCCCGGTAGGCCGCGGCCATGGCCACGACGCCAGCGGCCTGCGCCGTGCCCATCGCGGTGGACACCTGGTTCTGGGCGAAGACCCGCTCGATGGCCACCACGTCGGGGCGGTGGATGGCCATCCACTCGTCGGCCACCTCGTGCACCGCACGGAGGCGGCGCTCGACGGGCTCGTCCGTTCTGGTCCGCACCACGTCCACGTCGAGGGCGGTGACGCCGCGACCGGGTGCGGTCTCGATCAACGCGAGACCGCACCGGGTCAGCCCGGGGTCCACTCCCATGACGCGCATCGAACCTCCGCCGATCGGTGCTAGAACCTACGTTCGATAGCGTACCAGCGCCAGGCTCCTCAGGACTCCAGCGACGCGAGCACGTCGTCCGGTACGTCGACGTTCGAGTACACGTTCTGGACATCGTCCGAGTCCTCGAGGGCGTCGATGAGGCGGAAGATCTTCCCCGCCCCCTCTGCGTCGACCGTCACCTCTACGGAGGCCCGGAAGACCGACTCGGCCGAGTCGTAGTCGATCCCGGCGGCCTGGAGGGCCGACCGGACCTGGACGAGGTCGGTGGGTTCGCAGATGACCTCGAAGCGGTCGCCGAGGTCGTTGACCTCCTCGGCCCCCGCGTCGAGCACCGCCATGAGGACGTCGTCCTCCTCGAGATCGCCCTTGTCCAGGATGATCTCGCCCTTCCGTGTGAAGAGGTAGGCCACGGAACCCGGGTCCGCCAGGTTGCCGCCGCCCCGGGTCATGGCCGTCCGGACCTCCATCGCCGCGCGGTTGCGGTTGTCCGTCAGGCATTCGATCAGCATCGCCACGCCGTTGGGCCCGT is a window from the Dietzia sp. JS16-p6b genome containing:
- the ruvB gene encoding Holliday junction branch migration DNA helicase RuvB; translation: MTGPYRDADGSEAEVGLSAASTPFDSDVEGALRPRNLGEFIGQVTVREQLELVLTAATRRGVVPDHLLFSGPPGLGKTSLAMIVAAELGGSLRITSGPALERPGDLAAMLSNLIEGDVLFIDEIHRIARPAEEMLYLAMEDFRIDIMVGKGPGATSIPLEIAPFTLVGATTRSGALTGPLRDRFGFTAHMDFYTDEDLARIVSRAAEILEIPVQPDAAMEIAGRSRGTPRIANRLLRRVRDYAEVRADGRVTVPVARAALRVYEVDELGLDRLDRAVLRALLVQHEGGPVGLSTLAVAVGEEATTLEEVCEPFLVRAGLLARTPRGRVATAAAWEHLGLRRSDRDPTEPMLPVETETGPGPRG
- the secF gene encoding protein translocase subunit SecF, producing the protein MSAPGTIDSDGTAGPDQPESLFNRLYTGTGAFPIVQRRRLYFLLTGAIVAICLASIIFRGFTFGIDFTGGTKLTMPAGDADTGRVAAVVEETLGQEPQTVQIVGAGNARIVEVETGFLTSDEIYATKLALVEEFQPVAASGEVSIEAVGDSARSESWGGQVTQQMIIALAVFIVIVFGYMALRFEWRMSVAGVVALFFDVITTAGVYSLLGFEVSPATVIGLLTILGFSLYDTVIVFDKVDENTRGSKHSSSSTYAEEANLAVNQTLMRSIHTTTIGILPLLALLVVAVWILGVGTLLDLAIVQVVGIITGTFSSIFLATPLLVWLKEFDPATKRQTAKVLARREKAGATA
- the yajC gene encoding preprotein translocase subunit YajC, yielding MTTRVASSDETGPTPGPDTFGPTDGSRHERTPMGLELLLPLMIIALVALMFFQSSKQRKAMKDLQEMQASLSVGDQVLTTSGLHATVVTVGEETLVLEIAPGVRTQWDRRVIREKLDPGTTPGSSTGEDGADSGRGATGE
- the ruvC gene encoding crossover junction endodeoxyribonuclease RuvC; translation: MRVMGVDPGLTRCGLALIETAPGRGVTALDVDVVRTRTDEPVERRLRAVHEVADEWMAIHRPDVVAIERVFAQNQVSTAMGTAQAAGVVAMAAAYRDIPVAFHTPSEVKAAVTGSGRADKKQMTLMVTRILGLQKPPSPADAADALALAVCHSWRAPMQGRVAALDAQVSRSRAGFEAKVVEGRAAATRAAGVGRSRSGTSTADQERARAAARGMARTKGVRW
- a CDS encoding YebC/PmpR family DNA-binding transcriptional regulator, which produces MSGHSKWATTKHKKAAIDAKRGKLFAKLVKNIEVAARTGGGDPDGNPTLFDAIQKAKKNSVPGDNVERARRRGAGEEAGGADWETIMYEGYGPNGVAMLIECLTDNRNRAAMEVRTAMTRGGGNLADPGSVAYLFTRKGEIILDKGDLEEDDVLMAVLDAGAEEVNDLGDRFEVICEPTDLVQVRSALQAAGIDYDSAESVFRASVEVTVDAEGAGKIFRLIDALEDSDDVQNVYSNVDVPDDVLASLES
- a CDS encoding bifunctional (p)ppGpp synthetase/guanosine-3',5'-bis(diphosphate) 3'-pyrophosphohydrolase, with amino-acid sequence MTDRQDPTANIGAGPQPAPAEQTRSSSQPNTQPLPVIPGARPSAGRRVRARWARRLTSGLTVTSTPAVLEPLVRVHRIHHAKADVALLSRAYALAERQHEGVFRKSGDPYITHPLAVATICAEMGMDTTTLVAALLHDTVEDTDYSLEALASDFGDEVAHLVNGVTKLDKVDFGEAAEAETIRKMIIAMAHDPRVLVIKVADRLHNMRTMRFLPPEKQVKKARETLEVIAPLAHRLGMATVKWELEDLAFAILEPKKYQEIVRLVADRAPSRDVYLGTVITRVRAELENAHIQARVEGRPKHYWSIYQKMIVRGREFDEIHDLVGIRVLCEDVRDCYAAIGVVHSAWKPMPGRFKDYIAQPRFGVYRSLHTTVIGPDGKPLEIQIRTHEMHRNAEYGIAAHWRYKETRGKHHGDPAEVDEMAWMRQLLSWQREAADPGEFLDSLRFEMTSKEIFVFTPKGDVINLPVGATPVDFAYAVHTEVGHRCIGARVNGKLVALERPLENGEVVEVFTSKDPNAGPSLDWQKFVVSGRAKSSIRQWFAKERREEALERGKDLITREVRRGGVPVHRVFSNESLAGVARELGFADVTALYTAIGENHVSAKHVVGRLVAAHGGVDEVTEELADRSRDKNITSNRPAPPGPGILVGGVKDVHAKLARCCMPVPGDEVLGFITRGGTVSVHRTDCTNASDLHREPERLVKVEWAPQPGAVFLVAIQVEALDRHRLLSDVTKVLADEKVNILSASVQTAGDDRVAISRFTFEMADPKHLGHVLQTVRGVEGVFDVNRMTSN
- the secD gene encoding protein translocase subunit SecD; this translates as MSPVRSRRVDARPRPWALLSSFCVVFFILFLAAFAVADRGLAPKLGIDLQGGTRVTLIPIGQPDEQDLRLAQDIIRDRVDGLGVAGTSVVIEGSNIVLTVPGEDSSQARDLGTTSQLTIRPVLEVQPVAEGDVEPVDAAVGDREAVARAVEEALEVRQGDPEELIQRLPEFRCPEREITAGFEDQSQALIACGEGAKYVLGPVPLLVGEPEDGERLDGQQIVKDSVSSGFSQQAGQNEVSFRFNAGPGQQGSATWSRLTQEYLQRQIAILLDGEVISAPVVQGVTPVGSATSITGSFTMDEAATLAGNLRFGALPISFEDPNVDNVPASLGLASLEAGLLAGAIGFLLVLVYTVLYYRLLGVIAFFSLVISFLVTYVMLVFLGYTVDYSLDLAGVAGLIIGIGMTADSYVVFFERIKDELRDGHRFRSAVPRAWKSASRTIITGNVVSLIGAVVLYLLATGEVRGFAFTLALSTVMDVLVAFTVLWPLVYLASTKPLFTKPWANGLGRMESLRADSAERRRHEQDAEKDGSDPGSERGRGVSATVRGPDGRPTDPGPASPGVTMILPRRDDSEEEGR
- the ruvA gene encoding Holliday junction branch migration protein RuvA; translation: MIASIRGTVAEIGLDRCVVETGGVGVLVHATPAALAGLRRGAEGTLHTELVVREDSLTLYGFDSADARRLFSTVQTVSGVGPRLALAILATLEPDQLVRALGTEDVSALTRVPGVGKRTAERMVLELKDKVGPVHDADGSAAGPGVSAAPAATEVAGALEGLGFSATEAEKTAAAVLSDDPDLGPAEALRLALRSLGRR
- a CDS encoding adenine phosphoribosyltransferase, whose translation is MKGHGTSGVSPGVVAAVERLMRRVEDFPVAGVQFCDLTPVLADPEGFDAVVAGLAAGHEIGSVDYVAGLDARGFLLAGAVALRLRTGVLAIRKAGKLPPPVHSRSYELEYGAATLELPADGLDLSGTRILVVDDVLATGGTLGAAVGLLDDCGAVVTGLSVVLEVPGLGGRDRLSGTPLTCLTVA